tataagtaaaaaaaaatttcgctAGCTCGTTGTCCAGTCATTCACTAAGTTATATTTTAAAGGGtttgatatccacacaccttattttacttcttacacatctttttaattttcaacattcggatcggatgaattgaagaaaatcaacggacataaattatcaagaagtgtatgaaaagtaaaatgagatgtgtgaaTACCACATCGTTATTTGAATCAGCGGAACCCAGGGGCGAGTAAAGGACGAAAGCAAAGTAAAAAGTCACTGGAACAGTTGGAATCTTGGAAGTGTATAATCACTTTCCAAGAGAAGCACTTTTTCGAAAAAACTTCATCGAGCTTTGTCAGTTCCCTTTATGTCACCGTGTGAAGAAATCGTGCTAACAGATACCAGAGCCAATTCTCTGAGTCACACATGATTCATGAACATGTAATATGGGATGGGGATTGAGCCTGACAAATACCAGCGCCAATTCGAAGGAAATATAAGAAAAGAGGATGGGCTTGTAATTGGGCTTTCTTTGGGCTTAGGCCATTTGTGAGAATAAAAAGTTTACCCGGCAACAAGCTACTTCATCAATTTAAAGTTCGAATTTCTGTTATTTTGGTTTAAATAAATCCAATGTGGAATATCGCTGGTTAATAAACAGAACAATTGTTAGAGAATCTCCAATCTACACATCTCCATAAAAAATTACCTTAATAAAATTGAACCATGCATATCAACAAATATCTTAAAAAGTTAATACAAGATAAACTTCAACAATATTAtatcttatgagaaatgttaaaGAGACTATTTCAAAGTGATATTCTCTGTCATTTTACAATTTAACGTCAATTTTTATATCAACATCATAAACCGTTGTAACAAAAATGTAAGATAACAGAaatcatattcctaaaaaaATGTctggtttgaaaaaaaaaaaagaatgtcgTGGAGCATTTCTCATCTTAATCCTTGGTTTCTCAGTTAAGCCGCCTTCTAGATCCCATGTGCAAGTGTATGGATAAGATCGCAAGGCCTCAGATTTTTGCGGTGCTGACGTAAGCATGGTGACGCCACGGCCTAATCCCTAAATGATTGAACGAATCACATCACATTGTCCAAATAACCAGTTTAAaactgtttttttattttttatacacgGATTAAGTTACCCTAATTTCAAGTAATTAGCTTGATCAAAACTTTAGTTGTACACCATACTAAGTGAGTATCGTATTTACCATGTACAATGGTTTATCAAAATTTCTTACTTGcaaatctgaaaagaaaaaaaaataccgtTAAATCGTAGTAAAATTTTGATGGGCGGATGAGTAATACACAGTAAGACTGGGGGTGCCGACTTCATAATATTTAACCAAAATGATCACAACAGGACAAGAAATGGATAAATAATGTTGGCATTATAAACAGCTGGCGCCGGGGCAATGTGCGGTTTTGTGGCATAAATAATTAGAGTGGGATAAATAGCACCTTACAAAAATTCTTGTGCTGTGTTTGTCGGTTCATCTCCCACTGGGACTGGCTAATTTAGTCCAAGGCCAAGCAGAAAGAGTGAAGATGAGCGATCCCAACGGCGGAGGTAGACCCGGCCAGGCCCCGGCAAACGGCGGTGGGGGTAGAGCACCAGTGCCACCTAGAGGATCCATAATCAAGAAGATTGTGGCTGACTTGGTTAGTCGCCCGTAACCATTTGATCTACATACTCGTCGCCATAAAGTTAAGTACGATGTGTGCCGATATGTTTGTATGTATATTTTTATGAAGCCTAACTAGTTGTGAAATAACAACGGGAAATCCCCCATTTGGtgtgggggtggggggggggggaagtgTAATTGGGGTTGGAAGTTGTATGGATCTATTTGCCAAATCTTGTTTGGTGTTAATGTTAGTATTGTTCATGATGAGTTGTTTCTTATGGGAATTCTGACTCCATCATCAATTGCAACCTGCAAATGGAGTTCGTTCTTTTGGTAAATCAAGTCGGTTAATTGCTTGCTAATGACAATTTTCTTGACTGTGTTCAATTATTTGCGAATTTTATTCAATTGTAAATTTGAATCGTTGATTATTAGGTGACGATGGTGTGATTTACgagaaattgaataaaattttcaaactcgaGCTTAGCTTGGTTTGGCTTGGAATTGTATTGCGTCAAATACGACCTGAAGAAACTCCAACGAGCCAAATACGACCTGAAGAAAATATAACTTGGAATTGTattgaaattattaaaattatatattacaatatttcatattataatatataaccCTAATTGAAGTAACAATGAAGAAATAGAGGAGCTGCCTACATAGTGGGCCTCGAATGTACCTAAAAGTACAAATAGGCTTGGGTAAAGCTTAAACCGGGTTTAAGTGGGCCGCCCAATTCGACGACGGACTATTTTGCCATGCCCAAAGTGTAACAAGAAGTCAATTGGATGCCATATAGATGGGTAAcatttttatttaacattttCGTTATTTTCTTAGTTCTTTTTCTTATCCTCTAATGTTGCATCCAaaactatttattttctataCTATCTTTAACAATCAAGTTTGACAAAAATCGTTTAGTTATCTAATAATTATTcaataaagaaacaaacaaTGTTATTCAGTTAAACATTCAGTTCTCAAAACATTAATCGAACAATTAAACTAATTCTGATTTGGTTGAATTTTGTACAGGGTTGACATTTAAAGGATAAACTAGAAAATAGACAATTTCAATCATCGTGCAATATTCgcacagtaaaaaaaaaaatcttccaaAAAATCTGGCTGCAATGTGTATTCTAGAAGCTGAAGAGGCATGTGATGAAATCATGAAAGTAGCCACCACCGTTTGATATCATCCCTGTCAACCTAGCCGTTGCTCAACGGAATTCATACCCGGCAACAAAATTCAAATATctgaaaagcaaaagaaaaaaagcaaaagcCACATTCACACACCCACTTTTTCCATCACTTCccacaaattaaataaaaaaagctaGTACCAACTATATAAATTGTGTAACCACTTACCATCATGTTCCTGCATTAATTCAAAATCCAGCAAATGGGTTCCTGCATTAGCAAATGCACACCCAAAAAACACTTCCTACAACAATTCAACAATGTCCAAGACAAGTTGATAATTTCACAGCCTCCTCCTAGGATCACCATCCCTCCAATTTCTGCTTCCAACAAAATCTCACCTTGTCCTCAATCCCCTTCCAACTCCACTTCCTCTGCCTCCTCCTTCCCTTGCACCACAAGCACTTCCTACACAAGCGCTTCCTCCTTGAGCTCAGCCTTGTCAAGTGCTTCTTCGGCCTCCAGCTCGAAAATTGATCGTTCTTTCTCCAACGAGTTCTTGTGGTCGTGTTACAAGGAGAACCCGCATGTCATTCGCATTAACTCGATCAAAGATGCAAGCTTTTCGAGATTTTCCCCATCGGCATTGCCACAAAAGCCGGTTTCTGCCACTGTAGTGAACAAGAAGCCGCTGCCGAACCTTAAAAGGGCAAATGTGTCAGTTACACCACAGAAGAGAGTGAGATCAAGCTCACCAAATTCTCTAGGAAGGCAAAAGAGCTTCCGAAAAGAGCCAGAGAGGCCTATGATCTCTGCATATTCACTTCCAAGTAGAACTTTGAGGTCACCCTCCCCAAGTAGAAGGTTCAACATGCCAATCCCACCAAAAGAATTAAATCATTTGAGACCTAACAGTGCATTGAATGTTAGGCCTGCAGGTTCATATTGTTGCGCGACGGACCAGCGTGAGGCCGGTACTAAATCCACATCCAAGACTTGTATCGAGCCACACAACCCCTACGCGAATTACAATAATTCGAGCCGGCGACTTCGGCCTTGTTTGAACAGCAGAGAAACAGAGATGAGAATTCACAGGATCACCTCTAAAATCGATGAGGTTGCAGCTGGAGAAGCACTGGCTGACTATATGGACTCTCTTCCTGCTGAGGACATTGATAACCCTTTAATTTCTCTtgattgttttattttcttgtagattaatattttgtgtgtgtgtgcgtgtgtgtgtgtgtgtgtggtcatgCGTATATTTGAAAGGTTGTGAATTTATTCATTTTATGGTTTGGCAATGTGGAAATGATCTACTGGATCATCCAACTAAGTAATTCTCTTCTGTATATTTATTTggtttgggtttttatttaattttattagtagctttaaaaaaaaaattgtatccTTATTTAAACATTTGTTTTAAAGGTAATACGAGGAATATAATTGATGcattttttttggagaaaatcaAACGAGTTCACTCTTTTTCAGTGcaacaatatatttacattaagTGTTAACCATAGTGCAGTAATGCTCAATATTGCACATAGAAGATTAGAAAGACTTATGAAGAAGAAGAtcgaagaaggagagagagagagagagagagagagagagagagagagagagagagagagttttaaaGAGAGAAATAAATCTTTgcatatattttccttaatgaaGCTGATCAATACAATCACAATATATCTTGTGTAagattttgtttcattttatctttatcttctAAATCCATACAACTTGGACTAACTAACTAACCAACTCTTGTAATCTAGCCTTTCAAACATTGACAGATGTCATAATCCTAATGACTTTGAGTATATActctaacatcccccctcaagctCAGGTTTGGATGAACTAAGCATGAGGTTGCTGCAATGTGTGTTGAAGAAAAGTGCACTGAGTCCTTTAGTTAAGATGTCTACAAATTGATctgaagaagaaacaaattgtACCAGTAGTTTCTTGCTTGCAACCCTTTCTCGCACAAAGTGAACATCAACTTCAATGTGTTTAGTTCGCTGATGATTTACTGGATTAAAAGAGAATGCTATAGCAGACATATTATCACAAAACAATACTGGAAGATTAGAAATTTTGATTTGCAAGAATGTAAGCAACTGTTGAATCCACTCTAATTCAGCAGATGTTGAAGACAAAGCTCTATATTCAGCTTTAGTGGATGAACGAAAGACTGTTTGCTGCTTCTTTGAAGACTAAGAGATGGGATTGTTGCCAAGAAAAACAACCAAACCTGTAATTGAGCGGCTATCATTGGGATCCCCCACCCAGTCAACATCACTAAAGGCTTTGAGAAACAACTCTCCTTGACTATAAGTAATCCCTTTAGATAAAGACCCTTTAAGATACCTCAAAATACGTTTAACTGCAGTGAAATTAGATATCATTGGAGCTTGCATAAACTGACTAACCTAATGCACAAAGAATGCGATATCAAGTCTAGTGAACACAAGGCATTGCAAAGCTCCAACCACACTTCGATAAAGGGCAGAATTATTAAAAGGCTGGCCATCATTTTTAAGAAGTCTACTATAAGGCAAACATGGTGTGGCTGTAGGTTTGGCATCTATCATGTCTATCTTCTTTAACAAGTCAACAATATACTTCTCTTGAGACAAAAACAACCTCTGAGTTGTTCTGGAAATTTGAATACCTAAGAAGAAATGTAAAGGACCAAGATCCTTAATATCAAACTCTTTGGTTAAATATGCAACAACTTGTTGAATAGCAGAAGATGCACTCCCAGTAATTATAATATCGTCCACATATAAGAAAAGAACCATAATGGAACCAACAACATGTTTAACAAATAATGAAGAATCGGAATGAGTGTTTTTGAAACACTACAGTGGTAAAAATTGAGTAAACCTATCATTCCAAGCCCTTGGTgattgtttaagtccatataaagACTTATTCAATTTGCAAACCAGGTAGGGATACTTAGAATCCTCAAGACTTTGAGGTCGAGACATATAAACCTCCTCATTTAAAatgccatgaagaaaggcattcCTCACATCTAGTTGTCTCAATGGCCAGTTATAGTGAGCAGCAAGAGCAAGTATGAGTCTCACAGTTATTGTTTTAACAACCAGACTAAATGTCTCACCATAGTCCAAATCTTCCTCTTGACTAAATCCTTTGGCAACCAAACAAGCCTTATGTCTAGCAATACTCCTATCAACATTTCTCTTGACTTTAAAAATCCATTTACACCCAACTAAATTCTTTGTGAGGTGGAAGATCAACCAAACTCCATGTTTTCTGTGAATAAAGAGCATTAAGCTTCTCATTCATTGCATTAAACCACACGAGAACTTCCAATACAGATTTATATATGGTAGGTTCAGTAATAGTCAAATCAACCACTGTGAAGATGTTGGCAGAAGAAAATAGAACCATTTTCTTAACAATTCCACTCTTGAATTGAGTTTGCATGGGATGTAAATTCAATGGTGGTATGTCAATCACCATTTGAAGACTTTCAGAGCTATATTCAGGAACCATATGAGCTGGAGAATCTTGGGCAACAATGGACTGATGTGGTGATGATGACTGAGATAATATATATGGTGGAGGAGATTATGTTGGGGGAGATTGAGAAGGTAATGGATCAGGTTCATGTATAAAAGAAGGAACTAATGATGGAGAAACTAACACATTTTGCAAGGTAGTCATCACAACAGGGAGTATTTGAGGACTACTATCGGGCTTTAAACATTATGACTGCGAACATTGTGACTTAGAACTCAAAGCACTGTAGGGAAAATCAAGTTCATTGAAAATAACATGtcttgatatatatattttcccAAGATTGAGTTCAAAACATATATAACCTTTATAGTTCGAAGCATATCCCAAAGAGATACATTTTGCAGACTTAGGTTAaaatttgttgttgttataGGGTTTTAAAAGTGGAAAGCAAGCACAACCAAACACCCTTAGGTGCTAGATTTCAGGAATAGCAGAGTACAATAGTTCAAAAGGTGATTGATTTTGAAGGATAAAAATGGCATTTGATTGATCAAATAGATGGCTGTTTGGCAAGCAAAAGTCCAAAACTTAAAAGGTAAATGTGCATTCTGTAACAGTGTAATTGCTGTTTAAACTACATGTTTATGCTTTCTCTCAGGCAAACCGTTATGTTCAGGGGTATAGGGACAAGATTTATGATGAGAAATGCCTTGTTTAGCAAGAAAAGACTGCATAGGTTTACTAATATATTCACCCTTCATCACTCTATAAAGTCTTAATTCTTGCTGAGAATTGAGTAAAAACAAAGTGGTAGAATGTAACAAACACATAATAAATATAAGATTTATTGATTAAAGGAAAGAGCCAACAAAATTTGGTACATTCATCAACAAAAAGGACATAATATTTGAAACCATCCATATATACACTAGGTGCAGATCCCTTCAAATCACTATGCATAACCTCAAAGGGTATTACAGATTTTGCAGAagcagaagaaaaaggaaggaaacATGTAGGTGAGATGATGAACCTAATGATAAACTGGGGAATGAAGGAATTGGATACAGTCCATTGTTGCATAGCCTTTTATACAATATTCTCCTTGTGGttttgtcctgaatccaaaaacaGTAAGCATCGAATATTAACTAACAATTGTTGTCAAAACATATTCTATGAACTGACAGCAAATTATGAGACAATTTGGGAATGTAAAGAACATAATTCAATTTGATAGATTGTGAAGATGGCCGAATAAGAGAACTCCCAATATGTGAAACTTGTAAACCTTCCCCATTTGCAGTGTGAACGGTCTCATTATTTGGATATGGAGAGGCCAGAGACAAATTGCTGAGGTCATTT
Above is a window of Malus sylvestris chromosome 15, drMalSylv7.2, whole genome shotgun sequence DNA encoding:
- the LOC126601343 gene encoding uncharacterized protein LOC126601343, which translates into the protein MGSCISKCTPKKHFLQQFNNVQDKLIISQPPPRITIPPISASNKISPCPQSPSNSTSSASSFPCTTSTSYTSASSLSSALSSASSASSSKIDRSFSNEFLWSCYKENPHVIRINSIKDASFSRFSPSALPQKPVSATVVNKKPLPNLKRANVSVTPQKRVRSSSPNSLGRQKSFRKEPERPMISAYSLPSRTLRSPSPSRRFNMPIPPKELNHLRPNSALNVRPAGSYCCATDQREAGTKSTSKTCIEPHNPYANYNNSSRRLRPCLNSRETEMRIHRITSKIDEVAAGEALADYMDSLPAEDIDNPLISLDCFIFL